The Tautonia plasticadhaerens nucleotide sequence GAGGCGGCGCCGCTGTTCGGCCGGACGGCGCTGGCCCGGCTGCTCGGGCTGGGGGTGATCGCGTATTTCTTCCGCGAGTCGATCGGGGCGATCCTGCGATCGGTGGGCGAGTTGCTGGGATCGATCTGGCTGCTGATCCCGAACGCCTCGTCCCGGCTGATCGAGCAGCTCCTGAGGTGGCCGGGGGACTTCGACCAGCCCGGGCTCCAGGCGGACGTCGTCGGCATCTTCTTCGAGCAGCTCCAATACGTGGTCTCGTTGCTCACCCGCCAGTTGCTCACGACCTTCCCCCTGGTCGACCTGGTCCTGATCCTGGCGGCCTGGGCCGTCGTCGGCCGGGCGTTCGGCCCGATCGGCGAGGGGCGGGGGGCCGGGGGCGGGGAGGCCCGGCCGGGCGGCCTGGTGGGGGCGATCCGGGGGATGGACCGCGTCACCAGGTGCAACATGGTGCTCTTCCTGCTAGTCGCGATCGCCCTGTACCTGAGCGTCGCGGCGATCGTCACGATCCCCTGGCTCCAGGAGTTCGACGACCCGACCGTGCCGACGTCCCAGGCCCTGCGCGAGCGGCTGGTCGGGCTCTCCCCCAGCGACGAGACGTTCGCGGGGCGCTTCCCCGCGGACCTGACGATGCCGGCCGACGGCACGGCGGAGGGGCTGGGCCGCGCCATCACCGAGGCCGAGGGGGAGATGGGAGCGGCCCCGGATCGCGACCGGGTGGCGGCGGCGATCGCGCAGGCGAAGGCCGACCTCGAGCAATATGCCGAGGAGAAGATCGATAAGTTGAATGCCTACCGGGGGGACCGGAACTACGTCCTCGACGAGCTGGCGCGGCTGCGCGAGCGGGCGTGTTCGTCCTACCAGTCGGCCGGGATCATCGGCAACGGCCGGAAGGAGCGGCTGTCCTACTTCCAGAGGCTCGAAGGCTGGTATGAGGGCAACATGCACAGCCTGCTCGTGGGGTTGCAGTATTCGAAGGGGTCGGCGATCCGGTTCGGGGAACGCCAGGACGAGTTGCTGGGCCAGGCGGAGGATCGGCTCCGCCTGGCACTGGCCGACGAGCCCCCGCCGTTGGGCACCTTCGTCCCCTTCCCCGAGTACCTCCCCGGGCGGGCGTCTCCCGCGATGCGGAACGCGTTGCCCGGGCTCCCCGGGCTGGACGACCCGACGGCCCCCCCCGGCCAGGAGGTGGGCGTGGTGGGGTCGATCGTCCCCTCGCCGCCCCCGCCGGGGCTGGATCTGGGGCCGTTCAACTTCGTGGCGGGGTGGCTCCTGCGGACGCGATCGCTGGCGCTGTCGCTGATCATCGGGATGCTCGGGTTCGGGCTGCTGGGGTCGGCGGTGTCGACGTTCGTGCGGGAACAATCGGCCCGGGAACGGACCCGGGAGGACGGGGGCCCGCTCGTCACCGACCTGACCGGGGTGGTCTTCCGGGGGTTCTCGGCGACGATCGTCGTGTTCCTCGCGGCCGTCGGCGGCCTGGCGATCTTCGGGTCGGGCCAGGCCGACCCCAATCCGTACGTCCTGTTCTTCGGCTGCCTCGTGGGTGCCGTGTTCAGCCAGGAAGTGTGGGCCTGGGCCCGCAATCACTTCCTCAGTGTGGAAGACGCCCCGCCCGACGTACCGCCTGCCACTCCCAGCGTAACGCCGGACGACCAAGACGTACCGCCGGCCCCCGGCGGCGTACCGTCGGACGATCCCGACGTACTTCCGGCCGCCAAAACTGTGTCGCCGGCCGCGGACGACGTAAGCTCAGGCGACCCCAACGTACCACCGGCCCGGGACGAGCCGAAGCCGGATCGGCGATCCCGCTCGGACGAGCAGCGGCGCGAGGCGGTCAGGCGGTTGGAGGCGGGAGGATCGCCCGAGGAGGTCGCCGGGCGGTTCGGCGTGACGACGAAGACGCTGCGGAACTGGCAGAGGAACCCCCGCCTCCGGCCGGACGCCGGGCCGGGCTAAGTCACGCCCGCCCGGTAGGGATCCGCTGAGGTCGGTCGGCGTCCCGCATCCGTACCACGACTAGGGGCGTCTTCCCCACCCCAGAACGCCCGCGAGGCCGGCGGCGTCGGGGCC carries:
- a CDS encoding transposase — encoded protein: MDASRRRGRWMWNLIALCSGIGAVLLLLVGLGSAAYLVAVPLLGLGDVAYRAEPSSIVWAVLVSSLAASTAVVLLTALVAALVLRASREAAPLFGRTALARLLGLGVIAYFFRESIGAILRSVGELLGSIWLLIPNASSRLIEQLLRWPGDFDQPGLQADVVGIFFEQLQYVVSLLTRQLLTTFPLVDLVLILAAWAVVGRAFGPIGEGRGAGGGEARPGGLVGAIRGMDRVTRCNMVLFLLVAIALYLSVAAIVTIPWLQEFDDPTVPTSQALRERLVGLSPSDETFAGRFPADLTMPADGTAEGLGRAITEAEGEMGAAPDRDRVAAAIAQAKADLEQYAEEKIDKLNAYRGDRNYVLDELARLRERACSSYQSAGIIGNGRKERLSYFQRLEGWYEGNMHSLLVGLQYSKGSAIRFGERQDELLGQAEDRLRLALADEPPPLGTFVPFPEYLPGRASPAMRNALPGLPGLDDPTAPPGQEVGVVGSIVPSPPPPGLDLGPFNFVAGWLLRTRSLALSLIIGMLGFGLLGSAVSTFVREQSARERTREDGGPLVTDLTGVVFRGFSATIVVFLAAVGGLAIFGSGQADPNPYVLFFGCLVGAVFSQEVWAWARNHFLSVEDAPPDVPPATPSVTPDDQDVPPAPGGVPSDDPDVLPAAKTVSPAADDVSSGDPNVPPARDEPKPDRRSRSDEQRREAVRRLEAGGSPEEVAGRFGVTTKTLRNWQRNPRLRPDAGPG